One region of Eupeodes corollae chromosome 1, idEupCoro1.1, whole genome shotgun sequence genomic DNA includes:
- the LOC129939882 gene encoding uncharacterized protein LOC129939882 isoform X2 has product MEEHIVSEPMDFTYKDGNHMDFTKTFDLTGNDNDQMLKFYLRKAGLSDNIEYLTSEQRRAFIYDIVKSNKNPGYWKPSVLPQTPTPSRGPFHKTPVQRESSMTLDSIDDIPPASATFDLDSYRKIKNKNPSSNEGPTNNPSLLEQNVGSTLYERQFSQNKQPVPKKVVTSSVAKPLPTTVLRTRKGKIIEVSGPKDFRHIAGDMTRDMTKNTFDLSGNFNNNSLKKYMIERGITEEDPPRRQNVGNSIPPPPSETYVAAEPTPPPTPRNIHHSKGGAIIVAPPELPETVAPPSEPVYEEIVPPKRNTTSIRRQRKKPLLPPPPPPPPAPPIPIPRQQSKNRDDALPTSQVTSSPVGQNRTYPPPPPPPPMPIDTIVNVKNIPTPPPPPPPALPSMSIEQTLKTENVPPPPPPMPSLNASVSIPIAPPKPLANNPASKSENQFKPPQTGGGQQRDDFLQSIRAGVALKVTK; this is encoded by the exons ATGGAAGAGCACATTGTCAGCGAACCCATGGATTTTACGTACAAAGATGGAAATCATATGGATTTCACAAAGACATTCGACCTCACTGGCAATGACAATGaccagatgttaaaattttaccttCGAAAGGCAGGACTTTCAGACAACATTGAATATCTCACATCAGAACAGAGAAGAGCGTTCATTTATGACATTGTCAAGAGCAACAAAAACCCAGGATATTGGAag ccaAGTGTGCTACCACAAACTCCTACACCATCTCGAGGTCCATTTCATAAAACACCAGTTCAAAGAGAGTCATCGATGACATTAGATTCTATTGATGACATACCACCAGCATCAGCGACATTCGACCTAGATtcatacagaaaaataaaaaacaaaaatccaagcTCAAATGAAGGGCCAACTAATAATCCATCACTTCTTGAACAAAATGTTGGAAGTACGCTTTATGAAAGGCAATTTAGTCAAAACAAACAACCTGTTCCAAAAAAAGTTGTGACTTCTTCAGTTGCCAAACCTCTTCCAACAACAGTCTTAAGAACTAGAAAAGGAAAAATTATAGAAGTCAGTGGTCCAAAAGATTTCCGGCACATTGCCGGAGATATGACAAGAGATATGACCAAAAATACATTTGATCTGTCAggaaattttaacaataattcattgaaaaaatatatgattGAACGAGGCATCACTGAAGAAGAT CCACCTCGAAGACAAAATGTAGGAAATTCTATCCCTCCACCACCTTCTGAGACATATGTTGCTGCAGAACCTACACCACCTCCTACACCAAGAAATATTCACCATTCTAAGGGAGGTGCAATTATAGTTGCCCCACCAGAGTTGCCTGAAACAGTTGCGCCACCTAGTGAACCTGTTTATGAAGAAATCGTCCCACCTAAGAGAAATACGACTTCCATTAGAAGACAGCGAAAGAAACCACTTTTACCAcctccaccaccaccgccgccagCGCCACCAATTCCAATTCCTCGTCAACAGTCAAAGAATCGAGATGACGCACTACCGACGTCACAAGTGACATCATCACCCGTAGGACAAAATAGGACATATCCACCGCCACCTCCTCCTCCTCCCATGCCAATAGATACAATTgtgaacgttaaaaatattcCTACTCCTCCTCCGCCACCACCTCCAGCTCTTCCTTCAATGTCAATTGAGCAAACGTTAAAAACTGAAAACGTTCCCCCTCCACCACCTCCAATGCCATCACTCAACGCTTCTGTATCAATCCCAATAGCACCTCCTAAACCATTGGCAAATAATCCAGCATCAAAgtcagaaaatcaatttaagcCCCCACAAACAGGAGGGGGCCAACAACGTGACGATTTTCTACAAAGTATACGTGCTGGAGTAGCCTTAAAGGTAACGAAATAA
- the LOC129939882 gene encoding uncharacterized protein LOC129939882 isoform X1 yields MEEHIVSEPMDFTYKDGNHMDFTKTFDLTGNDNDQMLKFYLRKAGLSDNIEYLTSEQRRAFIYDIVKSNKNPGYWKPSVLPQTPTPSRGPFHKTPVQRESSMTLDSIDDIPPASATFDLDSYRKIKNKNPSSNEGPTNNPSLLEQNVGSTLYERQFSQNKQPVPKKVVTSSVAKPLPTTVLRTRKGKIIEVSGPKDFRHIAGDMTRDMTKNTFDLSGNFNNNSLKKYMIERGITEEDVSWLDRKDLIRRIVQSNYTWMPPRRQNVGNSIPPPPSETYVAAEPTPPPTPRNIHHSKGGAIIVAPPELPETVAPPSEPVYEEIVPPKRNTTSIRRQRKKPLLPPPPPPPPAPPIPIPRQQSKNRDDALPTSQVTSSPVGQNRTYPPPPPPPPMPIDTIVNVKNIPTPPPPPPPALPSMSIEQTLKTENVPPPPPPMPSLNASVSIPIAPPKPLANNPASKSENQFKPPQTGGGQQRDDFLQSIRAGVALKVTK; encoded by the exons ATGGAAGAGCACATTGTCAGCGAACCCATGGATTTTACGTACAAAGATGGAAATCATATGGATTTCACAAAGACATTCGACCTCACTGGCAATGACAATGaccagatgttaaaattttaccttCGAAAGGCAGGACTTTCAGACAACATTGAATATCTCACATCAGAACAGAGAAGAGCGTTCATTTATGACATTGTCAAGAGCAACAAAAACCCAGGATATTGGAag ccaAGTGTGCTACCACAAACTCCTACACCATCTCGAGGTCCATTTCATAAAACACCAGTTCAAAGAGAGTCATCGATGACATTAGATTCTATTGATGACATACCACCAGCATCAGCGACATTCGACCTAGATtcatacagaaaaataaaaaacaaaaatccaagcTCAAATGAAGGGCCAACTAATAATCCATCACTTCTTGAACAAAATGTTGGAAGTACGCTTTATGAAAGGCAATTTAGTCAAAACAAACAACCTGTTCCAAAAAAAGTTGTGACTTCTTCAGTTGCCAAACCTCTTCCAACAACAGTCTTAAGAACTAGAAAAGGAAAAATTATAGAAGTCAGTGGTCCAAAAGATTTCCGGCACATTGCCGGAGATATGACAAGAGATATGACCAAAAATACATTTGATCTGTCAggaaattttaacaataattcattgaaaaaatatatgattGAACGAGGCATCACTGAAGAAGATGTAAGTTGGTTAGATCGTAAGGATTTGATCAGAAGAATTGTACAGTCGAACTATACTTGGATG CCACCTCGAAGACAAAATGTAGGAAATTCTATCCCTCCACCACCTTCTGAGACATATGTTGCTGCAGAACCTACACCACCTCCTACACCAAGAAATATTCACCATTCTAAGGGAGGTGCAATTATAGTTGCCCCACCAGAGTTGCCTGAAACAGTTGCGCCACCTAGTGAACCTGTTTATGAAGAAATCGTCCCACCTAAGAGAAATACGACTTCCATTAGAAGACAGCGAAAGAAACCACTTTTACCAcctccaccaccaccgccgccagCGCCACCAATTCCAATTCCTCGTCAACAGTCAAAGAATCGAGATGACGCACTACCGACGTCACAAGTGACATCATCACCCGTAGGACAAAATAGGACATATCCACCGCCACCTCCTCCTCCTCCCATGCCAATAGATACAATTgtgaacgttaaaaatattcCTACTCCTCCTCCGCCACCACCTCCAGCTCTTCCTTCAATGTCAATTGAGCAAACGTTAAAAACTGAAAACGTTCCCCCTCCACCACCTCCAATGCCATCACTCAACGCTTCTGTATCAATCCCAATAGCACCTCCTAAACCATTGGCAAATAATCCAGCATCAAAgtcagaaaatcaatttaagcCCCCACAAACAGGAGGGGGCCAACAACGTGACGATTTTCTACAAAGTATACGTGCTGGAGTAGCCTTAAAGGTAACGAAATAA